In Gadus macrocephalus chromosome 4, ASM3116895v1, the following proteins share a genomic window:
- the LOC132454956 gene encoding zinc finger protein RFP-like — protein sequence MASAITSWCEENLSCSICLDVFNNPVTTACGHNFCRTCITKFWDEQVQYKCPVCNKLFNTRPDLQVNTFLSELAAQIRTSVRVKEQLFVEQAEVPCDVCTGTQLKAVKSCLVCFTSYCQTHLEPHQRVARLQKHRLVEPMDRLEDRMCKKHDRLLELFCQTDQVCVCQFCTEGDHRSHPVVPLMEEYEVKTTQLGKIEAEVPQMIQERKQKIKEITDTVELSSKDADREIAIGGQVFTALIGCVEKCRDEFNQTVQEKLKSTEKQADDLIKELEQEIEDLTNRSSEVKQLSHTEDHLHFLQAFRSLKDPPPTRDWTTVEVRPPSYVGTLRRSLDQLEETLNMEMKKLREAELKRVQQYEVDVTLDPDTAASSLILSEDGKQVHDRGVVKILPDNPKRFTRKIYVLTRQSFSSGRFYFEVQVKDKTSWYLGVARESINRIALTEVTPETGYWTLDCDKDWMVFRDDPDVRLPLRAELQKVGVFVDYDEGLLSFYDVEARVHIYSATGCTFSGPLYPFLCPGRHHYDGNNTAPLIISPVNQTD from the coding sequence ATGGCCTCTGCTATCACTTCCTGGTGTGAAGAGAACTtatcatgttccatctgtctggatgtgttcaacaATCCAGTTACCActgcatgtggacacaacttctgcagaacctgtattacaaagttctgggatgaacaagtccagtacaaatgtcctgtttgcaacaagCTTTTCAACACAAGACCTGATCTACAGGTCAATACCTTCTTATCAGAGCTGGCTGCTCAGATTAGAACAAGTGtacgagtaaaagagcagcTTTTTGTTGAACaagcagaagttccctgtgacgtctgtactgggacccagctgaaggccgtgaagtcctgcctagtgtgttttacctcttactgccaaacccacctggagccacatcagagagtcgctcgcctgcagaaacatcggctggtcgagcctatggaccgtctggaagacaggatgtgtaagaaacacgacagacttctggagctcttctgccagactgaccaggtatgtgtgtgtcagttctgcacagAGGGTGACCACAGGTCCCATCCTGTTGTGCCTCTAATGGAGGAGTATGAAGTGAAGACgacccagctggggaagatagaggctgaagttccgcagatgatccaggagagaaaacaaaagattaaggagatcacagacacagtggaactgagcagcaaagatgcagacagagagatagccatTGGTGGCCAGGTCTTCactgctctgataggctgtgttgaaaagtgccgggatgaattcaaccaaactgttcaagagaaactgaaatccacagagaaacaagctgatgacctcatcaaagagctggagcaggaaatagaagatctgaccaatagaagctcagaggtgaagcagctctcacacactgaagaccacctccacttcctccaggccttcagatccctgaaggatcctccacccaccagggactggacgacggtggaggtccgacctccgtcatacgtagggaccttgaggagatccctggatcagctggaggagacactgaacatggagatgaagaagctgcgtgaagctgaactgaagagggtccagcagtatgaagtagatgtgactctggatcctgatacagctgcTTCCagtctcatcctgtctgaggacgggaaacaagtacatgataGAGGTGTAGTGAAGAtactcccagacaaccctaaaAGATTTACGAGGAAGATATATGTTCtaacgaggcagagcttctcctcagggagattttactttgaggtccaggttaaagacaagaccTCATGGTatttaggagtggccagagagtccatcaacAGAATCGCCCTGACCGAAGTGACCCCTGAGACTGGTTACTGGACGCTTGACTGTGACAAGGATTGGATGGTATTTAGAGATGACCCtgatgtccgtctccctctgagagctgagctccagaaggtgggggtgtttgttgattatgatgagggtctgctctccttctatgatgtggaggccagggttcatatctactctgctactggctgcaccttcagTGGGCCTCTCTATCCATTCCTCTGCCCAGGCCGCCATCATTATGATGGTAACAACactgcccccctgatcatctcacctgtcaatcaaacagactag